From a single Cryptococcus neoformans var. neoformans B-3501A chromosome 3, whole genome shotgun sequence genomic region:
- a CDS encoding hypothetical protein (HMMPfam hit to QRPTase_C, Quinolinate phosphoribosyl transferase, C-terminal domain, score: 236.8, E(): 3.7e-68; HMMPfam hit to QRPTase_N, Quinolinate phosphoribosyl transferase, N-terminal domain, score: 104.5, E(): 2.5e-28) — protein MSETDLKPGQNLAHLLPPSWSAEVQRWFAEDTPSFDWAGFVVGEEEQEAILWGKSGGVLAGVPFFEEVFKQVDCAVEWLMPEGSVVPPDTKTKVAIVRGKARQLLLGERVALNTLARCSGIATVSRRFRDLARAEGWKGVVAGTRKTTPGFRLVEKYGMMVGGVDPHRHDLSSMVMLKDNHIWATGSITSAIQTVRRVAGFSLLVNVECQNFKEADEAVTAGANIVMLDNMVGEDLHSAARRLKEKWQGQREFLIETSGGIIEGSLTGRVGPDIDILSTSAVHQSCPHVDFSLKIQPRKSS, from the exons ATGTCCGAGACAGATCTCAAACCTGGTCAGAATCTggcccatcttcttccgccttcTTGGAGTGCTGAAGTGCAAAGGTGGTTTGCCGAAGACACTCCATCCTTCGACTGGGCTGGCTTCGTTGTgggtgaggaagagcaagaagcgaTTCTCTGGGGTAAAAGCGGT GGTGTACTAGCCGGTGTACCTTTTTTTGAAGAAGTATTCAAGCAAGTTGACTGCGC GGTGGAATGGCTTATGCCTGAGGGATCTGTTGTGCCTCCTGACACGAAGACCAAGGTCGCCATTGTTCGAGGCAAAGCTCGGCAGCTTTTGTTGGGTGAGCGTGTTGCGCTAAATACATTGGCTAGATGCAGTGGAATCGCAACCGT ATCAAGGAGGTTCCGAGATTTGGCTAGGGCCGAGGGTTGGAAGGGCGTTGTTGCTGGCACCAGAAAGACTACCCCCGGCTTCAGGCTGGTCGAGAAGTatgggatgatggtggGTGGCGTAGACCCTCATCGGCATGATTTGTCATCGATGGTTATGCTCAAAGACAACCATATCTGGGCAACTG GTTCAATCACTTCTGCTATCCAAACTGTTCGCCGAGTTGCTggtttttcccttcttgtTAACGTCGAGTGCCAGAATTTCAAAGAAGCGGACGAGGCCGTTACGGCGGGAGCTAATATCGTGATGTTGGACAACAtggttggagaagatttACATTCTGCGGCGAGACGACTCAAAGAAAAATGGCAGGGTCAACGGGAGTTTTTGATTGAAACTAGTGGTGGTATCATAGAAGGGAGTCTGACTGGTCGGGTGGGACCTG ACATCGATATCCTATCAACATCAGCGGTACACCAGAGCTGTCCTCATGTTGATTTTTCGCTCAAGATTCAGCCTAGAAAGAGTTCCTGA